The following coding sequences are from one Virgibacillus necropolis window:
- a CDS encoding DUF1444 domain-containing protein, whose amino-acid sequence MKMTSLKMKKILEERLSNSAYNTSYNRDKDTFRVEWKTTKQGMSITMPNVVAKYNERGDEAVEELVEHVTEALRIMNEDHQLTGMEKHIYPVIRATSFPTETKAGNKLICKDHTAETRIYYALDLGKSYRLIDEPLLEKEGFTPERLNEIATFNLRSLKIDMKQDRVADNDFYFVAHQDGYDASRILNEAFLEEMKANCKGELAVAVPHQDVLIFADIQNKTGYDILAQMTMKFFAEGRIPITSLSFIYDNKTLDPVFILAKNRPEKK is encoded by the coding sequence ATGAAAATGACAAGCTTGAAAATGAAAAAAATACTGGAGGAACGTTTATCGAATTCAGCATATAACACCTCCTATAATCGTGATAAAGATACATTTCGCGTGGAATGGAAAACGACAAAACAAGGAATGTCCATTACGATGCCGAATGTAGTCGCAAAATATAACGAACGTGGCGATGAAGCTGTTGAAGAGTTAGTTGAACATGTAACAGAAGCATTACGAATTATGAATGAGGATCATCAATTAACTGGAATGGAAAAACATATTTATCCTGTAATTCGTGCTACATCTTTTCCGACTGAAACAAAAGCTGGTAACAAGTTAATTTGTAAAGATCATACAGCAGAGACTCGTATTTATTATGCATTAGACCTTGGGAAATCCTATCGCTTGATTGATGAACCTTTGCTAGAAAAAGAAGGATTCACACCAGAACGTTTAAATGAAATTGCAACATTTAATCTTCGTTCGTTGAAGATAGATATGAAACAAGACCGTGTAGCAGATAATGATTTTTATTTTGTTGCACACCAGGATGGCTATGATGCAAGCCGAATTTTAAATGAAGCTTTCTTAGAAGAAATGAAAGCAAACTGTAAAGGGGAGCTGGCGGTTGCAGTTCCACACCAAGATGTATTGATTTTTGCTGACATACAGAACAAAACAGGGTATGATATATTAGCACAAATGACGATGAAATTTTTTGCTGAAGGTAGAATACCGATTACATCATTATCGTTTATTTATGATAATAAAACACTAGATCCAGTATTTATTCTTGCAAAAAATCGACCAGAAAAAAAGTAA
- the ytpR gene encoding YtpR family tRNA-binding protein, producing the protein MDVFYNPKGIGDVLVIPFEDGDRYKIRHEAFGDITKITDDQGTILGYNIFQASTHFSIEGTGKIELTVAIHDKIKNLFEENNLHDAVDWDLSPAFVVGYVKEKTPHEDADKLNICQVDIGENTLQIVCGAPNVDVNQKVVVAKVGAVMPSGLKIRPTKLRGVPSNGMICSQKELGLPNAPVEKGIYVLDDSYAVGEAFNF; encoded by the coding sequence ATGGATGTTTTTTATAATCCGAAGGGAATTGGCGATGTATTAGTTATTCCATTTGAAGATGGAGATAGATACAAGATACGCCACGAGGCATTTGGTGATATTACAAAAATAACAGATGACCAAGGAACTATTCTCGGCTACAATATTTTTCAAGCTTCCACGCATTTTAGTATAGAAGGCACTGGAAAGATTGAGCTTACAGTGGCAATACATGATAAGATCAAAAATCTTTTTGAAGAAAATAATTTACATGATGCAGTAGATTGGGACCTGAGTCCAGCCTTTGTTGTAGGTTATGTAAAAGAAAAGACACCACATGAAGATGCAGATAAATTAAATATTTGTCAAGTAGATATTGGTGAAAATACGTTACAAATTGTATGTGGTGCACCGAATGTTGATGTGAATCAAAAGGTAGTAGTAGCCAAGGTGGGGGCTGTTATGCCAAGTGGACTTAAGATTCGACCGACAAAATTACGTGGGGTACCATCGAACGGTATGATATGCTCACAAAAAGAATTAGGACTTCCAAATGCGCCAGTTGAAAAAGGTATCTATGTGCTTGACGATAGTTACGCAGTTGGAGAGGCATTTAATTTTTAA
- a CDS encoding DNA translocase FtsK, with translation MWGQWKDKLMDLFYTEVEEEEVDTQKRSNHRMQNKDKLETKVMYQYPENKAFRFPVIPDRGEQSKPMDTPAYQRRSSDDYKREQRIQKKSKPTNEQRHEPTRERKKQVKQDRGPFQPTQVASPIHGYQQQKKDQEVENVPAFIRKQHEEEVKEDSTAEKPVSIEPEVTETVPEKPVAVDDEQAKTEEVIQDKPSQMEKVTKPSEPKKRMKDKKKRNPITNNTKQQGSLPFNVMMSSNDKRKQEIREKLSAVRPVKPVKPVKPAETVKPEQPKPKRSFEVPNYLLNDPISRDNQDQIWVREQQELLEKTLKHFNVRAKVVNATQGPAVTRFEVQPEIGVKVSKVKNLSDDLKLNMAARDIRIEAPIPGKNTIGIEIPNQTSQTVGLQEIFETSAFQGSSSPLTVGLGLNIEGTPMVTNIQKMPHGLIAGATGSGKSVCINTILISLLYKASHEDVKFLLIDPKMVELAPFNEIPHLVSPVITDVKAATIALKWAVNEMEERYEKFVHEGVRDIERFNQKVIKQGRSDEKMPFLVIVIDELADLMMAAPQDVEDSICRIAQKARACGMHLLVATQRPSVDVITGLIKANIPTRIAFSVSSQVDSRTIIDTNGAEKLLGKGDMLFVENGSGKSVRLQGAFVSDDEIERVTRHIRSIAPPDYLFEQEQLLEQVMVDEEDEDDLLSDAIKFVMKQNGASTSLLQRHFKIGYNRAARLMDTMEMRGIISEQNGSKPREILLSTQQLEAME, from the coding sequence ATGTGGGGCCAATGGAAAGATAAACTAATGGACCTTTTTTATACGGAAGTTGAAGAAGAGGAAGTAGATACACAGAAGCGCTCAAATCATAGGATGCAAAACAAGGATAAGCTAGAAACGAAAGTCATGTACCAATATCCAGAGAATAAAGCATTTCGTTTTCCTGTCATTCCAGATAGGGGCGAACAATCGAAACCGATGGATACTCCCGCTTATCAACGAAGAAGTAGTGATGATTACAAACGAGAGCAAAGGATTCAGAAAAAAAGTAAACCAACGAATGAACAGAGACATGAACCTACCCGTGAACGGAAAAAACAAGTTAAGCAAGATCGAGGGCCGTTCCAACCTACGCAGGTTGCCTCGCCTATCCATGGTTATCAGCAACAGAAAAAGGATCAGGAAGTTGAAAATGTACCAGCATTTATTCGTAAGCAACATGAGGAAGAAGTAAAAGAAGATAGTACTGCCGAAAAGCCAGTATCTATAGAGCCAGAAGTTACGGAAACTGTTCCTGAAAAACCAGTTGCGGTAGATGATGAACAAGCGAAAACGGAAGAAGTAATTCAAGATAAGCCTTCTCAAATGGAAAAGGTTACCAAACCATCAGAACCAAAAAAGCGAATGAAAGATAAGAAAAAACGAAATCCAATTACAAATAATACGAAACAACAAGGAAGTCTACCATTTAATGTCATGATGTCGTCAAATGATAAACGTAAACAGGAAATACGTGAAAAGTTAAGTGCTGTAAGACCTGTAAAACCTGTAAAACCTGTAAAACCTGCAGAGACTGTAAAGCCTGAGCAACCTAAACCTAAACGGTCATTTGAGGTCCCAAATTATCTATTGAATGATCCTATCTCTAGAGATAATCAAGACCAAATTTGGGTAAGAGAACAACAAGAACTTTTAGAAAAAACGCTAAAACATTTCAATGTTCGAGCAAAGGTTGTAAATGCTACTCAAGGTCCTGCTGTTACTCGTTTTGAAGTACAACCAGAGATTGGCGTGAAGGTAAGTAAGGTGAAAAATCTAAGTGATGACTTAAAATTGAATATGGCTGCGCGTGATATTCGAATTGAAGCACCAATACCAGGAAAAAACACAATTGGTATTGAAATTCCGAATCAAACATCACAAACAGTAGGGCTACAAGAAATTTTTGAAACAAGTGCATTCCAAGGCAGTAGCTCACCATTAACAGTTGGATTAGGCCTAAATATAGAAGGTACACCAATGGTAACCAATATTCAAAAGATGCCTCATGGTCTTATTGCTGGAGCAACAGGATCTGGAAAAAGTGTTTGTATTAATACAATCTTAATCAGTTTATTGTATAAAGCTAGTCACGAGGATGTTAAATTTTTATTAATTGATCCGAAAATGGTTGAACTAGCGCCATTTAATGAAATTCCACATCTCGTTTCTCCTGTCATTACAGATGTAAAGGCTGCAACCATTGCTTTGAAGTGGGCAGTAAATGAAATGGAAGAGCGTTATGAAAAGTTCGTACATGAAGGTGTTAGAGATATTGAACGGTTCAATCAAAAAGTAATAAAACAAGGTCGTTCAGATGAGAAAATGCCATTTCTTGTTATTGTCATTGATGAATTAGCTGATTTGATGATGGCTGCACCACAGGATGTTGAAGATTCCATTTGCCGTATTGCACAAAAAGCCCGTGCCTGTGGAATGCATTTGTTAGTAGCTACACAACGGCCTTCTGTTGATGTCATCACCGGTCTAATTAAAGCAAATATCCCAACAAGGATTGCGTTTAGTGTTTCTTCACAAGTTGATTCCAGAACGATTATTGATACAAATGGTGCTGAGAAGTTACTTGGTAAGGGTGATATGTTATTTGTTGAGAACGGATCTGGTAAAAGTGTTCGTTTACAAGGTGCTTTCGTATCTGATGACGAAATTGAACGTGTTACACGACATATTCGTTCAATTGCCCCACCGGATTATTTATTTGAACAAGAACAATTGCTTGAACAGGTCATGGTTGATGAAGAAGACGAAGATGATTTATTATCGGATGCAATCAAGTTTGTAATGAAACAGAATGGTGCAAGTACTTCGTTATTACAACGTCATTTCAAGATAGGCTACAATCGAGCGGCGAGGCTAATGGACACAATGGAAATGCGTGGTATAATTTCTGAACAAAATGGTAGTAAGCCAAGAGAAATATTACTGTCAACTCAGCAACTGGAAGCAATGGAATAA
- a CDS encoding nicotinate phosphoribosyltransferase — protein sequence MKEIGQKLNGKIKRLTNKTFKFDDRISEGWFSAVYFLKTKEIAEKKLPHNYITMQFFQKEEAVLCGSDEAIALIHTFANNPEKLEIHSLKDGDKISPYETVLTVSGPYQDFGFLEGIVDGILARRTSVATNVYNVVKAARTSGKQKPVIFMGDRDDHFTQQAGDGYAAFIGGSTAQATHAMNEWWGKMGMGTMPHALIQMFRGDVVAASHAYHEVYPEDELVALVDYNNDVITDALKVARVFGKDLKGVRVDTSRTLVDKYFLRNHHLMGTFDPRGVSPELIFALRKALDEDGYPHVDIMVSGGFTEKRITYFEKLGVPVDMYGVGSSLLKITIGFTGDNVLLNGTPSAKEGRRYRPNSRLEQVEYSK from the coding sequence ATGAAGGAAATTGGACAAAAATTAAATGGCAAAATTAAACGATTAACAAATAAGACATTTAAATTTGATGACCGAATTAGTGAAGGTTGGTTTTCTGCTGTTTATTTTTTAAAAACAAAAGAAATTGCCGAGAAAAAACTACCGCATAATTATATAACAATGCAATTTTTTCAAAAAGAAGAAGCGGTATTGTGCGGAAGTGATGAAGCAATAGCGCTTATACATACCTTTGCCAATAATCCTGAAAAACTAGAAATTCATTCATTAAAAGATGGAGATAAGATCAGTCCATATGAAACGGTGCTAACCGTCTCTGGGCCGTATCAGGACTTTGGCTTTTTAGAGGGCATAGTTGATGGAATTCTGGCCAGAAGAACATCAGTAGCAACGAATGTATATAATGTCGTAAAAGCAGCGCGAACATCAGGAAAACAAAAGCCAGTTATTTTCATGGGGGATCGTGATGACCACTTTACCCAACAAGCAGGAGACGGTTATGCTGCTTTTATTGGTGGATCAACAGCTCAAGCTACACATGCCATGAATGAATGGTGGGGAAAGATGGGTATGGGAACAATGCCACATGCCTTGATTCAAATGTTTCGTGGAGATGTGGTAGCCGCTTCACACGCCTATCATGAAGTATATCCTGAAGATGAGCTCGTTGCACTAGTTGATTATAATAATGATGTGATAACGGATGCATTAAAAGTGGCAAGGGTTTTTGGGAAAGATTTAAAAGGGGTTCGTGTTGACACGTCACGAACACTTGTAGATAAATACTTCCTTAGAAACCATCATTTAATGGGAACTTTTGATCCTAGAGGGGTAAGCCCAGAGCTTATTTTCGCACTACGAAAAGCTTTAGATGAAGATGGATATCCACATGTTGATATAATGGTAAGTGGTGGTTTTACAGAAAAACGTATAACGTATTTTGAAAAACTAGGTGTACCAGTAGATATGTACGGAGTTGGTTCCAGCTTACTCAAAATCACTATTGGCTTTACTGGAGATAATGTTTTACTAAACGGTACTCCTTCTGCAAAAGAAGGAAGAAGATATCGTCCAAATTCACGACTAGAGCAAGTAGAATATAGTAAATAG
- the murC gene encoding UDP-N-acetylmuramate--L-alanine ligase, translating into MTTYHFVGIKGTGMSALAQILSDSGENVQGSDVEKRFYTQDALEEKNIPILPFSEDNIKDEFTIIAGNAFSDDHPEIKVAKERGLTFFRYHEFLGEWLKQYTSIAVAGAHGKTSTTGLLAHVLGATYPISYLIGDGTGKGHVDSEYFVFEACEYRRHFLEYEPDYAVMTNIDFDHPDYFTSIEDVFDAFQSMSDRVKKGIIACGDDEQLQEIQAKVPVVYYGLSDTNDFQAQNMVETESGTEFDVFVRNTYYNTFTIPMHGDHNILNALSVIAICHYEGMQAEDIKALNTFKGVKRRFTEKKVDNQVLVDDYAHHPREITATIDAARKKYPTKSIVAIFQPHTFTRTKTFLQEFADSLNLADYVYLCEIFGSAREDSGKLTINDLQKLVENSKTLDITNTSILTEHDDSVLLFMGAGDIQKFQQAYEESKKSTSTVDNRKNA; encoded by the coding sequence ATGACAACTTACCATTTTGTTGGTATTAAAGGAACGGGAATGAGTGCACTCGCACAAATCCTAAGCGATTCGGGAGAGAATGTTCAAGGTTCTGATGTAGAAAAGCGTTTCTATACGCAAGATGCATTAGAAGAAAAAAACATTCCGATACTTCCTTTTTCAGAAGATAACATAAAAGATGAGTTTACGATTATTGCTGGGAATGCTTTTTCTGATGATCATCCTGAAATCAAAGTGGCTAAAGAACGGGGTCTTACTTTTTTTAGATACCATGAATTTTTAGGGGAATGGTTAAAGCAGTATACGAGTATTGCAGTTGCAGGTGCCCATGGGAAAACCTCAACAACTGGCTTATTAGCTCATGTATTGGGCGCGACGTATCCAATCTCTTATTTAATTGGGGATGGGACGGGTAAAGGTCACGTAGATAGCGAATATTTCGTGTTTGAAGCATGTGAATACAGACGACATTTCTTAGAATATGAACCAGATTATGCTGTAATGACGAATATTGACTTTGATCATCCTGATTATTTTACGAGTATTGAGGATGTGTTTGACGCCTTTCAATCCATGTCTGATCGTGTTAAAAAAGGGATAATTGCATGTGGTGACGATGAACAATTACAAGAAATTCAGGCAAAAGTACCAGTTGTTTATTATGGATTATCAGACACAAATGATTTTCAAGCTCAGAATATGGTTGAGACAGAGTCAGGCACGGAATTTGATGTATTTGTTCGCAACACCTATTATAATACGTTCACAATACCAATGCATGGCGATCATAATATATTGAATGCACTTTCTGTCATTGCTATTTGCCATTATGAAGGTATGCAAGCAGAGGATATAAAAGCATTGAACACATTTAAGGGTGTAAAGCGTCGTTTTACTGAAAAGAAGGTAGACAATCAAGTTTTAGTAGATGATTATGCGCATCATCCTCGTGAAATTACAGCAACAATCGATGCAGCCAGAAAAAAATATCCAACTAAATCAATTGTAGCTATATTTCAACCACATACGTTTACACGTACGAAAACGTTTTTACAAGAATTTGCAGATAGTCTGAATTTAGCAGATTACGTTTATTTATGTGAGATATTTGGTTCGGCCCGTGAGGATTCAGGAAAGCTTACCATTAATGACTTGCAAAAACTAGTCGAAAATAGTAAAACACTAGATATTACTAATACAAGTATTTTAACAGAACATGATGATAGTGTATTACTATTTATGGGGGCTGGAGATATACAAAAGTTCCAACAAGCCTATGAAGAATCTAAAAAGTCTACAAGTACTGTAGACAACAGAAAAAATGCATAA